From the Bacteroidia bacterium genome, the window TGATTATTTTTTTAGTCAAGATGATTATGAAACTCTTCTAAATGTTACAAGCACATATATTTATATTATGTAAACAACAGCGACTTTTCGGAATTTCAGAAAAGAGGAATGTTAACAATTTTTGATATCTTTGTTGAAAATCAAAGATTATATTCAGCAAATGAGCAATTCTCATTTTTACCATTAGTTAATGGAAATCCTCCTATACCAGGTGGGAGACCTAGTAAGGATACAGAATGTGGTGGGCGTATAATTTTAGGTATAGTGGGTGGAGCTATTACAGGAAATGGCATTGGAGCTGTAATTGGTTTTGGTTATGCTTTATTTGAAGATTGGGTGAGTGGTTGTATGGATTAAGTTAATTAATTGAGCACAAAAATGAAATCAATAGTATTTTTATTTCTTAAAAGTTTTATTTTTCTTTCAATACTTTATTTAATTGGTTATTTTTTAGTTTTTCCTGTTTCTTCAATTAACAAAATAGAATTAATGAAGTGGGTATTTTTACCTACAACTTTTCTTTCAACCATTTTGCTATTATTTCATATTTTAATATCAAAAAGAGTGGGAATTACAAATAACTTTTCTTCAAAACAAGAAGGTGTATTATATAAGGAAGTTAATTTGAAAGAATTGTCAGACAAAATCCAAAACAAAACAAATTGGAAATTAATTCATATCGATGGAGGGAAACTTATTTTTAAAAGCCGATTTGATTCATTTAAATCATTTGGCGAATTAATTGTTATTAGTAAAACTCAAAATAAAACTAATATATCCAGTAAACCATTATTCTGGACTACATTGTTTGATATGGGAAAAAATTTTCAAAATGTTGAGCAGATTAAAACATTTGCGCATATACAGGATTAAAATTAACGGCCCAAAAAAACGGTTACAACTCATCAATAATTTTCATCACGCGGTCTGTCATGGCATTACAGTAAACGGCATTAAACTCAAACAACTCTTCTGCTGCATACGATTTTTCAATTTCAGCACGCAGCATAGATTTTGAACGATTGAGTCGTACCTTTACATTGGCAGCACTGATTTGCAACAGTGCAGCAGTTTCTGCAACGTTGAGTCCGTTAATCTCGCGCAAAGCAAAAACCATTCTGTAATCTTCAGGAAGTTTTTTCAATGCTTCTTCTATAATGTTTCCCAGTTCGTGGTTTAGTATTTTTTGAGTAGTGTCGTTGTTGGAATGAGTAAACATTGGTTTTGAATTATCGTTCACGTCTTGTTGTATTTCGTTTTTAAATCCAGCTTTTTCTTTTTTGCGAAAACAGTTGTTCAGCATAATGCGGATTATCCAGGTCTTAAAATTCGAACGTCCTTCAAACAGAGACAGATTTTTATATGCATCTACAAATGTATCCTGCATAAGATCTTCCGTATCTTCGTGATTATAATTGTAGGAGCGTCCAATTTTATAAAGTGTGGGATTAAATCGCCTTACAATAATTTCGTAAAGCGATTTCTCTCCTTTTAATATACGTTCCGCAATTTGTGTTTCGGATAGTTCATTATAAAGTTCCATATTATTGTTTTACAAA encodes:
- a CDS encoding sigma-70 family RNA polymerase sigma factor; protein product: MELYNELSETQIAERILKGEKSLYEIIVRRFNPTLYKIGRSYNYNHEDTEDLMQDTFVDAYKNLSLFEGRSNFKTWIIRIMLNNCFRKKEKAGFKNEIQQDVNDNSKPMFTHSNNDTTQKILNHELGNIIEEALKKLPEDYRMVFALREINGLNVAETAALLQISAANVKVRLNRSKSMLRAEIEKSYAAEELFEFNAVYCNAMTDRVMKIIDEL